The Euwallacea similis isolate ESF13 unplaced genomic scaffold, ESF131.1 scaffold_76, whole genome shotgun sequence genomic sequence ATTTATGTGGAACGACGCGACCAACGAAATCGCTCCGTTTCTCGAAACGGAGGTGGGCGGGGCTTGTTAAGGGACTCGCTCCTCACTTAAATAGACGTCCGACTGGAGTTCACGTTTAATAGTAAGAAGATCCTCGTCGCGTGTCGAAGTCCTCGCGATCGGTTTGTGTGTGGCGTGAGATTGTGTTTTTGTgtttctcgaaatttttcgtttcttttttttttgtttgttcgtTTGTTTGACGCGTGATCATGCCGCCGAAAACGAGTGGAAAAGCCGCAAAGAAAGCCGGTAAGACTCAGAAAAACATATCGAAGACCgataagaagaaaaaacgCAGGAGGAAGGAAAGCTACGCGATTTACATCTACAAAGTGTTGAAACAAGTCCATCCCGACACCGGAATCTCCAGCAAAGCGATGTCTATCATGAATTCTTTCGTGAACGACATATTCGAACGGATCGCCGCCGAAGCGTCTCGATTGGCTCACTACAATAAAAGATCGACGATTACCAGTAGGGAAATACAAACGGCAGTTCGATTGTTGTTACCGGGCGAGTTGGCCAAGCACGCCGTAAGCGAAGGTACGAAAGCCGTCACCAAGTACACTAGTTCGAAATAAACACGATCGTTCGATCCGTCCTTGCATGACAAcgacaaaagaaaaaaaaaaagaagaaaatcgGCTCTTTTAAGGGCCACAATTTACGAAAACAAaggaaaatcgattttttttttcccttATCGCCGCCAATCAGTAGATATTTGCAACCTTTCATAACGCGGACGTGTGGATGCGTGCGCGTGCGTGTATGTGTTAATCgcgtaaaacattttttttttttttttccgtTTCTTGTTACGTTCGAATTTAGGAGACATACGCCACCGATgcgtcaaattaaaaaaaaaaaaaaaattctccgAATGCAAAGAAAGACTATTACGTTAGCTTTACGCGTCGTACAGTGGATAGACTGGACGGCACcggtattttttatatctttttttttttttcacgtgCCACTACTTTATATTTCCCTACTGGTCCATAATTTGTTTACGATTTATAacatgtattaattttttcgtcGTCACCATCAGTGAATATTAGAAAACGGTCTACACCACGTATGCGTCTCTATTTGGTAGTCAGTCCATTGAGGCAGGGAGATACCTTACGATATCGCACGAGTAAGAGTTATCGACGATCAAAAggtatgtatatttttgcttttgtgGCCGCGGATGCATGCATGTACGTAGGTATATGACGTGAGTATAGATTTGTCGAATAACAACTTCGGTGATAGGAGGAGGGATAGTCTATTTCGTAAATTAGCAAAACATTTTACACGATCCTAACTAGAGACATTACAGACATTTATAGTATATACACACATATACACATAAACTagaaacatataaaaaaaaaaatacacacgCACACGCACACACACACATTGGTACCGTCCAGTCTACTCATCGGTCGACACGCTGGAAAAATAGAAATGATCAATACTCGAACGTTTCTCTTTTATTTCGAGGTGTTCGtggtttcaaaaaaaaaaaaaaaaaaaaaaaaacgacttttagAGGCGCACCAACATCACATTTCCTTTGTTGTCATATCGTCGGATGAACGACGAACCACGGTCGTTCCGGAGAGTCTCCCACGCAATCATTAAAAGCTCTAAGCTTtgctttttggtttttttttcttgttcttcTTTTGGGAACGTGGGCGTTTtttcgatttcttttttaaagcaaCAACAGCAACAGTAAAAACACGAGAACGCGCACATAGATTAAATCTAAACTAAGAGAAATGACGTTTCTTAGGCGAGAGGAAAGACAGCAACGCGAACCGACACGCACCAAAAGCGGAAAACAAGACGAAACGGATGTGACCCGTCGGAATCCGAACTTCGAGACAATATTACAAAAGACGGACGGAGGACTGAACCTCATAGGAGAGTCACGACGATCAGCAGCTTTTAACACGTTTCGacgtaataaaataaagtacaaaaaagtacatttatatatatatatatatatatatatatatatataaatttaaaaaaaaaaagaaaagaaacaaacgagaaaaaaaaaaaattaaagaatagattttcttttcgaaaaaaaaacatgttgtggCTCTTAAAAGAACCGattttttctttcgttttttgcaCGTGAGACCTAACGAAATGTCTACTTGCCATTTTTGATCGGTCGCGAGGACGTGTCCACGCATCAGGTGACAGcggacacacacacacacacacacacagatacacacacacacacacaaacacGCGCGCGCGCTCGATGAACAATCAACAACAAATCTAACCACCGAATCCGTAAAGAGTGCGTCCTTGTCGTTTTAATGCGTATACGACGTCCATGGCCGTGACGGTTTTTCTCTTTGCGTGTTCGGTATAGGTCACTGCATCCCTGATTACGTTCTCCAAAAATACCTTCAAAACTCCACGGGTTTCTTCGTAAATTAAACCTGATATACGTTTCACCCCGCCACGTCTTGCCAATCGTCGAATCGCCGGTTTAGTGATACCTTGGATGTTGTCACGAAGCACCTTACGATGACGCTTAGCACCTCCTTTTCCCAGACCTTTTCCTCCTTTACCTCTTCCAGTCATTTCGACACGTACACAAGAAACGcgcaaaaatgttaattacaaaACACGAAACGTCACGTCAACAACGAAAAACGACGACGACAAAAATTGGACTGGCCACGAAAATATCCAAATTCGTCGCTTTTATATTCGGTTAGGACGCTCCGCCCCTACCGATTCGATCTCCGCCAATCGCGTCACGAGGCGATCGAACAAAACTCCGACGGCAAACTGGACGCCTCGTTATTTTCGTTTCGACCGGCGGCGTCTCGTGCATCGCGTTAATCGTGGTCGTGGTCGTTGTCGCTTCGTTTGAGTATTATTGTGTGTGTGCACGTTCGTTTGTTCGTCgcaagaaagaaaaaaaaataataaaagaaaataaaagaaaatggcTCGTACGAAACAAACTGCTCGAAAATCCACTGGTGGAAAAGCCCCCAGAAAACAGTTGGCCACGAAAGCGGCTCGTAAAAGTGCCCCGGCCACGGGCGGAGTGAAGAAACCTCATCGCTACAGACCCGGTACGGTGGCACTTCGAGAAATTCGCCGTTATCAGAAGAGCACGGAACTCCTAATCAGAAAATTGCCGTTTCAACGTCTCGTTAGAGAAATAGCTCAAGATTTCAAGACTGACCTGCGTTTCCAAAGTTCGGCCGTGATGGCACTGCAAGAAGCTAGCGAGGCCTATCTCGTCGGTCTGTTCGAAGACACGAATTTGTGTGCCATTCACGCGAAACGCGTCACAATTATGCCAAAGGACATACAATTGGCCAGACGTATCAGAGGCGAACGAGCTTA encodes the following:
- the LOC136419100 gene encoding histone H4, yielding MTGRGKGGKGLGKGGAKRHRKVLRDNIQGITKPAIRRLARRGGVKRISGLIYEETRGVLKVFLENVIRDAVTYTEHAKRKTVTAMDVVYALKRQGRTLYGFGG
- the LOC136419092 gene encoding histone H3, whose product is MARTKQTARKSTGGKAPRKQLATKAARKSAPATGGVKKPHRYRPGTVALREIRRYQKSTELLIRKLPFQRLVREIAQDFKTDLRFQSSAVMALQEASEAYLVGLFEDTNLCAIHAKRVTIMPKDIQLARRIRGERA
- the LOC136419095 gene encoding histone H2B-like, with product MPPKTSGKAAKKAGKTQKNISKTDKKKKRRRKESYAIYIYKVLKQVHPDTGISSKAMSIMNSFVNDIFERIAAEASRLAHYNKRSTITSREIQTAVRLLLPGELAKHAVSEGTKAVTKYTSSK